TGATGCTGGGCGCAGTCTGTGCCAACGCACAGGAGACAACCTCAACGGGAGACCTCTATCAGGGTCTGACCCGAAAGATTGCCTTTGAGCGGATGATACCGCCCCACGGATTGGAAATCACCTATGACAAGACGGTGCACATCATCTTCCCATCTGCCGTGCGCTATGTCGATTTGGGTTCGCCCAATCTCATTGCGGGGAAGGCGGACGGAGCGGAAAACGTCATCCGTGTGAAAGCGACGGTCAAGAACTTCCACGAGGAGACGAACATGAGTGTCATCACCGAAGACGGAGCATTCTACACCTTCAATGTCAAGTATGCCAACGAGCCACTGTTACTCAATGTGGAAATGGCGGACTCTATCCACGACGGGGCGAGCGTAAACCGACCGAACAACGCAATGGAGGTTTATCTCAAGGAACTCGGCAGCGAGAGTCCGATGCTGGTAAGGCTTATCATGAAGTCCATTCACAAGGAGGACAGGCGGACTGTGAAGCACATCGGCAGCAAGTCCTTCGGTATTCAGTACCTGCTCAAAGGGTTGTACTCGCACAACGGACTGCTGTACTTCCATACGGAACTGCGCAACAAGTCCAACGTGCCGTTCGACATCGACTTCATCACGTTCAAAATTGTGGACAAGAACGTAGCCAAGCAGACCGCCATGCAGGAGCAGGTACTGCTTCCGCTGCGTGCCTACAACTATGTTACTTGCGTGGCGGGGCAGAAGAGCGGTCGCACGGTATTCACGCTTCAAAAGTTCACCATCCCCGACGATAAGCAGCTCATTGTGGAGATGCACGAGAAGAACGGCGGAAGACACCAGTCTTTCGTTGTGGAGAACGAAGACCTTGTGCGTGCAAGGGAGATTGACGAACTCAAAGTGAAGTGATATGAGAAAGCTCGCATTTTTCCTGTTTGTCGTGATGCTTGCCCTCCTTGCAGGGCAGGCACACGCCCAACGATGTCTGCCCAAGATGAAGGGCATACG
This is a stretch of genomic DNA from Porphyromonas cangingivalis. It encodes these proteins:
- the traN gene encoding conjugative transposon protein TraN, translated to MKRTVLAIALMLGAVCANAQETTSTGDLYQGLTRKIAFERMIPPHGLEITYDKTVHIIFPSAVRYVDLGSPNLIAGKADGAENVIRVKATVKNFHEETNMSVITEDGAFYTFNVKYANEPLLLNVEMADSIHDGASVNRPNNAMEVYLKELGSESPMLVRLIMKSIHKEDRRTVKHIGSKSFGIQYLLKGLYSHNGLLYFHTELRNKSNVPFDIDFITFKIVDKNVAKQTAMQEQVLLPLRAYNYVTCVAGQKSGRTVFTLQKFTIPDDKQLIVEMHEKNGGRHQSFVVENEDLVRAREIDELKVK